One genomic window of Prochlorococcus sp. MIT 0801 includes the following:
- a CDS encoding DUF2237 family protein, which produces MLQKNVLGTELKSCCCSPMTGWYRDGSCRTDISDQGMHTVCSVITEQFLTYSKAQGNDLSTPQMGFPGLKKGDHWCLCAPRWKEAFEDGMAPLIDLEATEESTLKIINLETLKKFSHNG; this is translated from the coding sequence ATGTTGCAAAAAAACGTTTTAGGCACTGAACTTAAATCATGTTGCTGCAGTCCTATGACTGGATGGTATCGAGATGGATCATGCAGAACAGATATATCAGATCAAGGAATGCATACTGTTTGTTCTGTCATCACTGAACAGTTTCTTACTTACAGCAAAGCTCAAGGAAATGATCTATCAACGCCTCAAATGGGCTTTCCTGGCTTAAAAAAAGGCGACCACTGGTGTCTTTGTGCTCCTAGATGGAAAGAAGCATTTGAAGATGGAATGGCTCCTTTAATTGATCTTGAAGCAACAGAAGAAAGTACTTTGAAAATTATTAACCTTGAGACATTAAAAAAATTTTCACATAATGGATAA
- a CDS encoding NAD(P)/FAD-dependent oxidoreductase has translation MTTIYDFIVIGAGISACTFASLLNKKSPDISILLVEHGRRIGGRATTRQSRKNKILEYDHGLPSINFSKHVSEDILKLVSPLIESKKLLDISKDILLINEFGLLSKALNANLIYRSSPLMVNFCEEIINQSINRKKINFSFQTLIKSIKHINDIWEVKANNGILIKSKNLILSSSLIAHPRCLKILNITSLPLRDAFIPGKDKVVDTLLKETRKLTYIMRKVYIFYVSNLSLVQSFNNQYLQIIFSNVIKEDLNFERIIFQRQSDGSIIIALHCFYINNLPEININNIINSLKSLFTNYKVFLDLFSEASLIDKMDWRASQPLNHLLPKELQWSDSSKIGFCGDWFDMNSYGGVESAMNSSLSLVNFLNQS, from the coding sequence ATGACTACTATCTATGATTTTATAGTCATAGGTGCAGGAATATCTGCTTGCACGTTTGCATCACTTCTGAACAAAAAATCTCCTGATATTTCTATATTATTAGTTGAACATGGAAGAAGAATTGGTGGGCGAGCTACAACCAGACAATCAAGAAAAAATAAAATTCTTGAATATGATCATGGTTTACCATCTATTAATTTTAGCAAACATGTTTCAGAAGATATATTAAAATTAGTTTCGCCATTAATAGAGTCAAAAAAATTGCTAGATATTTCAAAAGATATTTTATTAATTAATGAATTTGGCCTTTTAAGTAAAGCATTGAATGCTAATTTAATTTATAGGAGTTCTCCCTTAATGGTAAACTTTTGTGAGGAAATAATCAATCAATCTATTAACCGCAAAAAAATAAATTTTTCATTTCAAACACTAATTAAATCAATTAAACATATAAATGACATATGGGAGGTAAAAGCTAATAATGGAATACTTATTAAATCCAAAAATTTGATTTTATCGAGTTCTTTAATAGCACATCCAAGATGTTTAAAAATTCTGAATATCACCTCTTTACCACTTAGAGATGCCTTTATTCCAGGAAAAGATAAAGTCGTGGATACTTTATTAAAAGAAACAAGAAAATTGACTTATATCATGCGAAAAGTTTATATTTTTTATGTTTCTAATTTGTCTTTAGTCCAAAGCTTTAATAATCAATATTTACAAATAATCTTTTCAAATGTAATTAAAGAGGATTTAAATTTCGAAAGAATTATTTTTCAAAGACAATCCGATGGATCTATTATTATTGCCCTACACTGCTTTTATATAAATAATCTACCCGAGATCAATATTAATAATATAATCAATTCTTTGAAATCACTATTTACAAACTATAAAGTATTTTTGGATTTGTTTTCCGAAGCAAGCCTTATTGATAAGATGGATTGGAGAGCTTCTCAACCTCTTAATCACTTATTACCCAAAGAATTACAGTGGTCTGATAGTAGTAAGATTGGCTTTTGTGGGGATTGGTTTGATATGAATAGTTATGGAGGCGTAGAGTCGGCAATGAATAGTTCACTCAGTTTGGTAAATTTTTTGAATCAGAGTTGA
- a CDS encoding DUF4912 domain-containing protein, protein MKISRNLILKQYIWSGLHKLTNSFSILKVNNLGNGYVKCIWEIDKIDNFRIEFSNSCFCAIRLFDISNNRRRNDSTCIMKEIEISKYQSSITFPIPVNKGVYYFEFGYRKKDGSWRKLAYQKLNLGYRIKKIQNLDNDNWFDSIIRNNELGLHEKAYQISLNTAIGGSEKVFKE, encoded by the coding sequence ATGAAAATTAGCCGTAATTTAATCTTGAAACAATATATTTGGAGTGGTTTACATAAATTAACTAATAGCTTTAGCATTTTAAAAGTTAATAATCTTGGAAATGGGTATGTAAAATGTATTTGGGAAATTGATAAGATTGATAATTTCCGGATTGAGTTTAGTAATAGCTGTTTTTGTGCTATCAGATTATTTGATATAAGTAATAATAGAAGGAGAAATGATTCAACTTGTATTATGAAAGAGATTGAGATCAGTAAATATCAATCTTCTATCACATTTCCTATCCCCGTAAACAAAGGTGTATATTATTTTGAGTTTGGATATCGTAAGAAAGATGGTAGTTGGAGAAAACTTGCATATCAGAAGTTAAACTTGGGGTATAGGATAAAAAAAATTCAAAATCTTGATAATGATAATTGGTTTGATTCTATAATAAGAAATAATGAGCTTGGTCTACATGAAAAGGCTTATCAAATTTCATTAAATACTGCAATTGGTGGTTCTGAGAAAGTTTTTAAAGAATGA
- a CDS encoding SDR family oxidoreductase has product MTTYLITGSNRGIGLELVRQLKDRGEDVIATCRSTSPELNSLSVRVETNIDITSGDSVVKLRDNLKDSSIDVLIQNAGIAEFNSLSNLDPQSIVHQFEVNALSPLCCVHTLLSKLSKSAKIALISSRMGSIEDNNSGGSYGYRMSKVALCMAGKSLSVDLKPRGISVGILHPGLVSTRMTGFTSNGIHPTESVKGLIDRIDELTLENTGNFWHSNGEVLPW; this is encoded by the coding sequence TTGACTACTTATTTAATTACTGGATCCAATAGAGGTATTGGTTTAGAACTTGTTCGACAATTGAAAGATAGAGGAGAGGATGTGATAGCTACTTGTAGATCTACTTCTCCAGAATTGAATTCCTTGTCAGTAAGAGTTGAGACAAATATTGATATCACTTCAGGAGACTCTGTCGTTAAGCTTAGAGACAATTTAAAAGATTCTAGTATTGACGTCTTGATTCAAAATGCTGGAATTGCAGAATTTAACTCTCTTTCCAATTTAGATCCTCAAAGTATTGTTCATCAATTCGAGGTAAATGCATTAAGTCCTTTATGTTGTGTTCATACTTTGCTCAGTAAGCTCAGTAAATCTGCAAAAATAGCTTTAATAAGTAGTCGTATGGGTTCAATAGAGGACAATAATTCTGGTGGTTCATATGGATATAGGATGTCAAAAGTTGCTTTATGTATGGCTGGCAAATCTTTATCAGTTGATTTAAAGCCTAGAGGTATTTCGGTTGGAATTTTACATCCAGGTTTAGTCAGTACTCGAATGACAGGATTTACTTCTAATGGTATTCATCCTACAGAATCAGTCAAAGGACTAATTGATAGAATTGATGAACTTACACTTGAAAATACAGGTAACTTCTGGCATTCAAATGGCGAGGTCTTACCTTGGTAA
- a CDS encoding helix-hairpin-helix domain-containing protein, translating into MLIKKILINTKKNLLNILSIFNVQKGDFSDRSENLTSIPGIGTKNCNNFYEAGYLTPESIISASDEELLTIPGVGISFVKKLRETLGRV; encoded by the coding sequence ATGTTGATTAAAAAAATTTTAATAAATACAAAAAAGAATCTTTTAAACATTTTAAGTATTTTTAACGTCCAAAAAGGAGACTTTTCAGATAGGTCTGAAAACCTCACATCTATACCTGGCATTGGAACAAAAAACTGCAATAATTTCTATGAAGCAGGATACCTGACACCTGAATCAATTATCTCTGCTTCTGATGAAGAACTTTTAACGATACCCGGAGTTGGTATTAGCTTTGTTAAAAAGTTAAGAGAAACATTAGGAAGGGTATAA
- a CDS encoding ParA family protein — translation MFITVCGQKGGVAKTCTSIHLASVWSSEGKNVCLVDADRNRSALAYGLRGNLKFNIVPVEAAAKATRFSEIVITDGQASTDEEELKHLAAGSDLVLLPTAPKARSVELTVELASLLKQLNIPHAVLLVKVDFRQRRIANEAREALQKFDLTVLEGDIPLLSAFDKAENQGSAVIDAVDDKGRSDPRRMSGWSAYCSIAQQIQCQISKHLLDINKPVEDLPLSA, via the coding sequence TTGTTCATAACTGTATGTGGCCAAAAAGGTGGAGTAGCTAAAACTTGTACCTCAATTCATCTCGCAAGTGTATGGTCTTCCGAAGGGAAAAATGTTTGTTTAGTTGATGCTGATAGAAACCGATCGGCTCTTGCTTATGGTTTAAGAGGTAATCTTAAATTTAATATTGTCCCTGTAGAGGCAGCTGCCAAAGCAACAAGATTCTCAGAAATTGTTATTACTGATGGACAAGCAAGTACTGATGAAGAAGAATTGAAACATTTAGCAGCTGGTTCTGACCTTGTTCTTTTGCCTACAGCGCCAAAAGCAAGATCGGTTGAATTAACCGTAGAATTAGCCTCTTTGTTAAAACAGTTAAATATTCCTCATGCAGTGTTATTAGTTAAGGTTGACTTCCGTCAAAGGCGAATTGCAAATGAAGCAAGAGAAGCCTTACAAAAATTTGACTTAACTGTATTAGAAGGTGATATCCCTTTACTATCTGCTTTTGATAAAGCAGAAAACCAGGGATCAGCTGTGATTGATGCAGTAGACGATAAAGGTCGATCCGATCCCAGGCGAATGTCAGGTTGGTCGGCCTATTGTTCCATTGCTCAACAAATTCAATGCCAGATTTCGAAGCACTTGTTAGACATCAACAAACCAGTCGAAGACCTGCCACTGAGCGCTTAA
- a CDS encoding ABC transporter ATP-binding protein, producing the protein MIGTSKTYHLLMRLLKALPVRRRRSLLKLIPVAALTGLVDVIVVGLVSRLFTVFIGQPNQPPLPFQNFIPEDPKTKVISLVIIYIAMNWLASFSKLFLKASQERLRVAVWKDLSELAQKKLLSQSYEFFLNKKKSDLSSKVLINISRVSEFLVKPILQISSGLCVITFICIAVLFIAKSIALYLIISLLLFYIFISLFITPFIRYSSRQRIKLEKETNNILSESMRTIIDVHLTSSEPYFEKRYKLASKSSFPFIWKAEVLPELPRSLIEPFGITLIFAIGLFPYITGKNDSILIEIVPFLATIAVAALKLTPPLQDSFRALTSMRASIPDLEEILKLIELPSTRLTKRSIGVPKKEGIEPRNNIKLQKLSYKYPNSNEYTLKSINLTIPIGSRIAFVGETGSGKTTTANQLLCLLRPTDGHLLLDGVAVTDTEVPAWQDCCSYVPQSITLLNSNIIQNIAYGLDEQIIDHERVWDALRAAQLADLVSQMPMGLHSSVGENGIRLSGGQRQRLAIARAFYRQSKLLVLDEATSALDNRTEAEVMNAIEIIGRRCTIVTIAHRLSTIERSDCIYEFNAGEIVAFGDYQQLLKQSQTFFNMVEIAKRTHESNL; encoded by the coding sequence ATGATTGGTACTAGCAAAACATATCATCTATTAATGCGCCTGCTTAAGGCACTACCAGTCAGAAGAAGAAGGTCTCTGTTGAAATTAATTCCTGTAGCAGCCTTGACTGGATTAGTAGATGTAATTGTAGTTGGACTTGTTTCTAGATTATTTACTGTTTTCATAGGCCAACCTAATCAACCTCCCTTACCGTTTCAAAATTTCATACCTGAAGATCCAAAAACAAAGGTTATCAGTCTAGTCATCATATATATAGCAATGAATTGGCTAGCCTCATTTTCGAAATTATTTCTTAAAGCATCACAAGAAAGACTTCGGGTAGCAGTGTGGAAGGACTTATCAGAATTAGCCCAGAAAAAATTATTATCTCAATCATACGAATTCTTCTTAAACAAGAAAAAATCTGATTTATCATCAAAAGTTTTAATCAACATTTCTAGAGTCTCAGAATTTCTAGTCAAACCAATACTTCAGATTTCTAGTGGGTTATGTGTGATTACTTTTATATGTATTGCTGTTCTTTTTATCGCAAAATCGATAGCTCTTTATTTAATAATAAGTCTCTTATTGTTTTATATATTTATTTCATTATTTATAACACCTTTCATAAGATATTCTTCTCGTCAAAGAATCAAATTAGAGAAAGAAACAAATAATATTCTCTCAGAATCAATGCGAACAATTATTGATGTTCACCTTACTAGCTCAGAACCTTACTTCGAAAAAAGGTATAAATTAGCAAGCAAAAGCTCTTTCCCTTTCATTTGGAAAGCTGAGGTTTTACCTGAATTACCTAGGTCATTGATAGAGCCTTTTGGTATCACTTTAATTTTTGCTATTGGTCTTTTCCCATACATCACTGGAAAGAACGATTCAATACTAATTGAGATAGTTCCATTCTTAGCAACGATTGCAGTAGCTGCATTAAAACTAACTCCGCCATTACAAGATTCATTTAGAGCATTGACTTCAATGCGTGCATCAATACCTGATTTAGAGGAGATCTTAAAGTTGATAGAACTTCCTTCTACTAGGCTAACTAAAAGATCCATAGGCGTACCGAAAAAAGAAGGGATTGAGCCGAGAAACAACATAAAACTTCAGAAACTGAGTTATAAGTATCCCAACAGCAACGAATACACTTTAAAAAGCATTAACCTGACTATTCCCATTGGTTCACGAATAGCTTTTGTAGGAGAAACTGGAAGTGGAAAAACCACCACAGCGAATCAATTACTATGTCTTCTGAGACCAACAGACGGACATTTGCTATTGGATGGAGTTGCAGTAACTGATACAGAAGTGCCTGCTTGGCAGGATTGTTGCTCTTACGTTCCCCAATCAATTACATTATTAAATAGCAATATTATTCAAAATATTGCATATGGTTTAGATGAACAAATAATTGATCATGAAAGAGTCTGGGATGCACTTAGGGCAGCTCAATTAGCAGATTTGGTATCACAAATGCCAATGGGTTTACATTCCTCAGTTGGTGAAAATGGTATCAGATTGTCTGGTGGACAACGACAACGACTAGCAATAGCAAGAGCTTTTTATAGACAATCAAAATTATTAGTTTTAGATGAAGCAACTAGTGCCTTAGATAACAGAACAGAAGCTGAGGTAATGAACGCAATAGAAATTATAGGTAGACGTTGCACAATAGTCACGATTGCCCACAGATTATCTACAATTGAGAGATCAGATTGCATATATGAATTTAACGCGGGGGAGATAGTTGCATTTGGAGATTACCAACAATTACTGAAGCAATCTCAAACTTTTTTTAATATGGTAGAAATAGCAAAAAGAACACACGAATCTAATTTATAA
- a CDS encoding glycosyltransferase family 1 protein, with protein sequence MTSIVFNGSYITKKNTGIGVVSKELLYSFSSNKITTLIPKDIGIKGDIYIPNNLSPGSGLKSHFRRLYWLQDSVPKLMNNLNAEYFLSPLLEAPLFSNIKSIVLAHDLIPIRYPSISFLTLYHLIYIPLILKQSKLILCNSISTANDLHRFYKVPMHKLFPIKLGFDNKKYYPIKKNRKKFFLIIGRHNPHKNLVRVIKAFAHAKINGYKLIFVGPFDKRHTPSLLKLIDKYNIKDLCVWKGWINDDEKLSLLNECHALIIASLWEGFGLPALEAMACGTPVIASERGALREVIGNYGYFINPFNIQSIASAMNAVINDKKCFEKALQEGPSRAESFNWLDTAKTIEKIIQEID encoded by the coding sequence ATGACTTCTATCGTTTTTAATGGGAGCTACATAACTAAAAAAAATACAGGTATTGGAGTTGTTTCTAAGGAGTTACTATATTCTTTTTCATCGAATAAAATAACTACACTCATCCCAAAAGATATAGGTATAAAAGGTGATATTTATATACCTAATAACTTGTCTCCAGGTTCTGGCTTGAAAAGTCATTTTAGACGACTCTACTGGCTTCAAGATTCTGTTCCAAAATTAATGAATAATTTAAATGCTGAATATTTTCTATCACCATTATTGGAAGCGCCATTATTTTCTAATATTAAATCTATTGTTTTGGCCCATGATTTAATACCAATTAGGTATCCTTCGATATCATTTTTAACTTTATATCATTTAATTTATATCCCTCTAATTTTAAAACAATCAAAGTTAATTTTATGTAATTCTATATCTACTGCTAATGATTTACATAGATTTTACAAGGTTCCTATGCATAAATTATTTCCAATCAAGTTAGGATTTGATAATAAAAAGTATTATCCAATAAAGAAAAATCGAAAAAAATTCTTTCTTATTATCGGCAGGCATAATCCACATAAAAATTTAGTAAGGGTTATCAAAGCATTTGCACATGCCAAAATTAATGGTTATAAGCTTATTTTTGTAGGCCCTTTTGATAAAAGGCATACACCAAGCCTTCTAAAACTAATTGATAAATATAATATTAAAGATTTATGTGTCTGGAAAGGTTGGATTAATGACGATGAAAAATTATCTTTATTAAACGAATGTCACGCACTTATTATTGCCAGTCTTTGGGAAGGATTTGGCCTTCCAGCACTTGAGGCAATGGCCTGTGGAACCCCAGTTATCGCTTCTGAAAGGGGAGCGCTTCGCGAAGTTATTGGAAATTATGGTTATTTTATTAATCCATTCAATATTCAATCAATAGCTTCTGCGATGAATGCAGTCATAAATGATAAAAAATGCTTTGAAAAAGCTCTTCAAGAGGGCCCATCACGAGCTGAGTCGTTTAATTGGTTGGATACTGCTAAAACTATAGAAAAAATTATTCAAGAAATCGATTAA
- a CDS encoding DUF3303 domain-containing protein, giving the protein MQLYLVDCQFTDSDNQIAAYKQFVKFWENGEMSKQDKFDGFEMLFRVHAPGEGRVVILCNANGDKELFQHFAPWRAQFGLDMEITPVISCQNVVDYHKELFEKIS; this is encoded by the coding sequence ATGCAACTCTATTTGGTTGATTGCCAGTTCACGGATAGTGATAATCAAATTGCTGCTTATAAGCAGTTTGTAAAATTTTGGGAAAATGGAGAGATGTCTAAACAAGATAAGTTTGACGGATTTGAAATGCTATTTCGTGTTCACGCTCCTGGAGAGGGTCGAGTTGTTATTCTATGCAATGCAAATGGTGATAAAGAACTTTTTCAACATTTTGCCCCCTGGAGAGCTCAGTTTGGTCTCGATATGGAAATTACTCCAGTTATTAGTTGTCAAAATGTTGTGGACTATCACAAAGAATTATTCGAAAAAATTTCTTGA
- a CDS encoding class I SAM-dependent RNA methyltransferase, translated as MKIVASISQGLEKEGAKELIELGAKSVKASRRHISFEADKACLYRIHLRARLSFRFLREVVRFPCHGPNELYGGVQRLIDWDNWLKPTQSFRVDVTGFGEGLSHTHFTALQVKNAIIDLQRDRLGSRSSIDLNNPDICFHLHLSNYQAVLSVDGSNSSLHKRGYRPALGIAPIKETLAAGLMRMTEWDGTNNLVDPLCGSGTFLIEAVSMLIGIASGVDRQFLFKNWPDFDISIWNKELKMAQKKIKPLNRKLPKIIGCEVDEMIAHSAIENVRKAGLEDYIEIINCPFQEFQLPPGLGFLICNPPYGKRIGDENQLPNLYKQLGAYCKEKASGWELWLLNGNPKLSKYLGMKASRRFQVNNGSIDCRWLNYKIK; from the coding sequence ATGAAAATTGTTGCATCTATTTCACAAGGTCTTGAAAAAGAGGGTGCAAAAGAGTTGATAGAACTTGGAGCTAAATCAGTTAAAGCTTCAAGGAGGCATATATCATTTGAAGCTGATAAGGCTTGTTTATACAGAATACATTTAAGAGCTCGCTTGTCTTTTAGATTTTTAAGAGAGGTTGTTAGATTTCCTTGCCATGGTCCCAATGAACTCTATGGTGGTGTTCAAAGGTTAATTGATTGGGACAATTGGCTTAAGCCTACACAAAGTTTTCGAGTAGATGTAACTGGATTTGGAGAAGGATTATCACATACTCATTTCACTGCTTTGCAGGTGAAAAATGCAATTATTGATTTACAAAGAGACCGATTGGGTTCACGTTCAAGCATTGATTTGAACAATCCAGATATTTGTTTTCATTTACATTTGTCAAATTATCAAGCTGTTTTGAGCGTTGATGGTAGCAACTCGAGTCTTCATAAAAGAGGGTATAGACCAGCCCTTGGAATAGCTCCGATTAAGGAGACATTGGCTGCAGGTTTAATGAGAATGACTGAGTGGGATGGTACGAATAATTTGGTAGATCCATTATGTGGTTCCGGAACATTTTTGATTGAAGCAGTGAGCATGTTGATTGGAATTGCATCTGGTGTGGATAGACAATTTCTGTTTAAGAATTGGCCAGATTTTGATATCTCTATTTGGAATAAAGAATTAAAAATGGCACAGAAGAAGATAAAACCTTTAAATAGAAAGTTACCTAAGATAATTGGATGTGAAGTTGATGAAATGATTGCTCATTCTGCTATTGAAAACGTTAGAAAAGCGGGCTTAGAAGATTATATAGAAATAATTAACTGTCCTTTTCAAGAATTTCAATTACCCCCTGGATTAGGATTTTTAATTTGTAACCCTCCTTATGGGAAAAGAATAGGAGATGAAAATCAACTACCTAATCTTTATAAACAATTAGGAGCATATTGCAAGGAAAAAGCTTCTGGCTGGGAACTTTGGTTACTTAATGGGAATCCAAAACTAAGTAAATATTTAGGGATGAAAGCTAGTCGACGCTTTCAAGTAAATAATGGTTCAATTGATTGTCGATGGTTGAATTATAAAATTAAATAA
- a CDS encoding phage holin family protein — protein MTNSERKKGIGAAARVTALASSVMDLHVRIALQEMDKEKRRLISGLIFLATGGVLMLFALVGSELILGYWLRDLLQTDSKSTILTLVFLNLILAGISLRIGGYLAKGPYLPETLEGIAKTTKAVLGKN, from the coding sequence ATGACCAACTCAGAACGCAAAAAAGGGATAGGAGCTGCCGCAAGAGTTACTGCATTAGCAAGTTCAGTGATGGACCTTCATGTCCGCATAGCACTGCAAGAAATGGACAAAGAAAAACGCCGCCTGATAAGTGGTTTAATTTTCTTAGCTACTGGTGGGGTATTGATGTTATTTGCACTAGTTGGATCTGAATTGATTCTCGGATATTGGCTTAGAGACTTACTTCAAACAGATAGCAAATCAACAATTTTAACTTTAGTATTTTTAAATCTTATATTAGCTGGGATTAGTCTAAGAATTGGAGGATATCTTGCAAAAGGTCCTTACCTTCCAGAAACATTGGAGGGAATCGCAAAAACTACTAAAGCTGTTTTAGGCAAAAATTAA
- a CDS encoding YqjD family protein, translated as MESVNSSPSSSSNSVEAEEAIADKPPEQWFNEQFDNLLPKIQERWPDLAKQTIEATKGSLEDLINVISVHSGKNSFGVQEQLEEIFHSATNTTRGLAESLEPLEKQLEDILDELNSKLRPRIEKPVRKRPLLAIGIAAGIGVLFGILLGGGRRN; from the coding sequence ATGGAATCAGTGAATTCCTCACCCTCTTCATCATCAAATTCAGTCGAAGCTGAAGAAGCTATTGCTGATAAGCCACCAGAACAGTGGTTCAATGAGCAGTTTGATAACTTATTGCCAAAAATTCAAGAGCGATGGCCAGATTTAGCTAAACAAACAATAGAAGCAACTAAAGGCAGTCTCGAAGATTTAATCAATGTCATATCTGTTCATTCAGGAAAAAACAGTTTTGGAGTGCAAGAACAACTTGAAGAAATTTTCCATTCAGCAACTAACACAACTAGAGGGCTAGCCGAGTCTTTGGAGCCTCTCGAAAAACAGCTTGAAGATATTTTAGATGAGTTAAATAGTAAGCTAAGACCACGAATTGAAAAGCCAGTAAGAAAAAGACCCCTCTTAGCCATAGGCATTGCTGCTGGAATTGGAGTTTTATTTGGCATACTGCTAGGTGGAGGCAGAAGAAATTAA